The following coding sequences lie in one Gammaproteobacteria bacterium genomic window:
- a CDS encoding Crp/Fnr family transcriptional regulator, with product MGQPDSQRSDCLTCPVRPISLFAELTLDELGKLKMQLTTRHLDQGMALYHEGDPADAAYTLIQGVIKLSMSLPDGQEQIVRLLRPGDLFGVEGLVDSHYHHSATPLGDDVAVCQLDLKELSELTQERERIRKALIRRWARNISHAERRLVELRNLKANRRLWKFLEEWCAEDPEGWTYFPLSRQHVADYLGLTVETVSRLFADWKRRGNVLEQKQHIRLKGPDPNV from the coding sequence ATGGGTCAGCCGGACAGCCAGCGCAGCGATTGTCTTACCTGTCCGGTCAGGCCGATCAGCCTGTTTGCCGAGCTCACGCTGGACGAGCTCGGCAAACTCAAGATGCAGCTCACCACGCGGCATCTCGACCAGGGGATGGCGCTTTACCATGAAGGCGACCCGGCCGACGCCGCCTACACCCTGATACAGGGCGTCATCAAACTCAGCATGTCGTTGCCTGACGGCCAGGAACAGATCGTCCGGCTGCTGCGGCCCGGCGACCTGTTCGGCGTCGAGGGTCTGGTGGACTCGCACTACCATCACAGTGCCACGCCGCTGGGCGACGACGTCGCCGTCTGCCAACTGGACCTCAAGGAACTCTCCGAACTGACGCAGGAGCGCGAGCGCATTCGCAAGGCGCTGATCCGGCGCTGGGCCCGCAATATTTCACATGCCGAACGACGTCTGGTCGAACTGCGCAACCTGAAAGCGAACCGCCGCCTGTGGAAGTTCCTGGAGGAATGGTGCGCGGAGGATCCCGAAGGTTGGACCTATTTCCCGCTCAGCCGCCAGCACGTCGCGGACTACCTGGGCCTGACCGTCGAAACCGTCAGCCGGTTGTTCGCGGACTGGAAAAGACGCGGCAACGTGCTAGAACAAAAGCAACATATCCGGCTTAAAGGACCCGACCCGAACGTCTGA
- a CDS encoding DUF3365 domain-containing protein: MKTRIALPIILSSLAAQPALADTQAERVKASRAAIAEFAKSLKGELQAAMKAGGPVNAVGVCNSEATEIAKRVSAEKGIQISRTSLKYRNPNNAPTDWQKTVLEQFEQRKAAGEPVKMIDYRAEVDTPNGREFRYMKAIPTGALCLTCHGEQIAAPVKAKLEALYPHDRATGFKQGDIRGAFVVIQKM; encoded by the coding sequence ATGAAAACCCGTATCGCGCTGCCCATCATCCTGTCGAGCCTGGCGGCCCAGCCCGCCCTGGCCGATACCCAGGCGGAACGCGTCAAGGCGAGCCGCGCAGCCATCGCCGAATTCGCCAAATCGCTGAAAGGCGAACTGCAGGCCGCCATGAAGGCCGGCGGTCCGGTCAACGCCGTCGGCGTGTGCAACAGCGAAGCCACCGAAATCGCGAAGCGAGTCTCCGCGGAAAAAGGGATACAGATCTCGCGCACCAGCCTGAAATACCGCAACCCGAACAACGCCCCCACCGACTGGCAGAAAACGGTCCTGGAGCAGTTCGAGCAGCGCAAGGCCGCCGGCGAGCCGGTCAAAATGATCGACTACAGAGCCGAGGTCGACACCCCCAACGGCAGGGAATTCCGCTACATGAAGGCGATTCCCACCGGTGCGCTGTGCCTCACCTGCCACGGCGAACAGATCGCCGCGCCGGTCAAGGCCAAACTCGAAGCGCTTTATCCGCATGATCGCGCCACCGGCTTCAAGCAGGGCGACATCCGCGGCGCGTTCGTCGTCATCCAGAAGATGTAA